Proteins co-encoded in one Candidatus Thiodictyon syntrophicum genomic window:
- a CDS encoding McrB family protein, with translation MELITDAQRHALFPNDNAPVDPALADWPEFDGDTPGAICHIQRYLFGTGIGYPWDLLANFHALLCTGDLIILSGLSGSGKTNLVKSYAKATGNVAKIISVKPNWTSAEDLIGFYNPLQRAYTGTPFIEALFAASRDPGRLYIICLDEMNLARVEYYFADFLSQLEERKDPSIDLYPDDEAGHVLTELRVLVQALLGLSLDLNAASLETLLADRPTMALLAERLALADGESFPQLHARIRRMLSGALTVPSRLPIPGNVRFVGAVNMDDTTHYLSPKVLDRAHVLQFQSPLEYWDQVRKEVGGADRSPHGIRIPASRFPNRAAYPEYDAADPLVASLTQYAKEFLAPLGIELGMRPMRQAMLYRDRLAELYEANGLNQVALNNLLRQKLLPRLSFDGKQRARGRGEQSCAAIVDALRRRLADDLPDFKPFNAKRDLDVLVARAEANDGIFNYWA, from the coding sequence TTGGAACTGATCACCGACGCCCAGCGGCATGCACTATTTCCCAATGACAATGCACCCGTAGACCCGGCGCTCGCGGACTGGCCGGAATTCGACGGCGACACCCCAGGCGCAATCTGTCATATCCAGCGTTATCTCTTCGGCACCGGGATCGGCTATCCCTGGGACCTGCTCGCCAACTTCCACGCGCTGCTCTGCACCGGCGATCTGATCATCCTCTCCGGCCTGTCCGGGTCGGGCAAGACGAATCTGGTGAAGTCCTATGCCAAGGCGACCGGCAATGTGGCGAAGATCATCTCGGTCAAGCCCAACTGGACCAGTGCGGAGGACTTGATTGGATTCTACAACCCGCTACAACGCGCCTATACCGGAACCCCCTTTATCGAGGCCCTGTTCGCGGCCAGCCGCGATCCGGGGCGGCTGTACATCATCTGCCTGGACGAGATGAACCTGGCCCGGGTCGAATACTATTTTGCCGACTTTCTGTCGCAGTTGGAGGAGCGTAAAGACCCAAGCATTGATCTCTATCCGGACGACGAGGCCGGACACGTACTGACTGAGTTGCGCGTGCTCGTTCAGGCATTGTTGGGCCTGTCACTGGACCTGAATGCCGCAAGCCTTGAGACCCTGCTCGCCGACCGACCGACCATGGCGCTGCTCGCCGAGCGCCTGGCGCTTGCCGATGGCGAGTCGTTTCCTCAGTTGCACGCACGCATCCGCCGCATGCTCTCCGGCGCACTGACGGTACCCTCACGGCTACCCATCCCCGGCAACGTGCGTTTCGTGGGCGCCGTCAATATGGACGATACCACACACTACCTGTCGCCAAAAGTGCTCGACCGCGCCCATGTGCTTCAGTTTCAAAGTCCTCTTGAATATTGGGACCAAGTCAGGAAGGAGGTTGGCGGAGCGGACCGTTCGCCGCATGGTATTCGCATTCCGGCATCCCGGTTTCCTAATAGAGCCGCGTACCCTGAATATGACGCAGCCGATCCGTTGGTTGCATCTTTGACGCAGTATGCGAAGGAATTTCTCGCGCCGCTGGGGATCGAACTCGGCATGCGACCCATGCGCCAGGCGATGCTCTATCGCGACCGGCTGGCGGAACTCTACGAGGCTAACGGATTGAATCAGGTTGCGTTGAACAATCTGTTGCGTCAAAAGCTGCTGCCCCGCTTATCGTTCGATGGCAAGCAACGGGCTCGGGGTCGCGGCGAGCAAAGCTGTGCCGCGATTGTCGATGCGCTGCGGCGCCGGCTTGCCGATGATCTGCCGGACTTTAAGCCCTTCAATGCCAAACGCGATCTCGACGTATTGGTCGCCCGTGCCGAGGCCAACGACGGCATCTTCAACTATTGGGCCTGA
- the tnpC gene encoding IS66 family transposase, with protein MHLSDHDLRQFDDAYLQTLTSAQARVLLGKALADLKAARERLGQNPSNSSRPPSTRLPWEGTGGQDTPAGQPDVPAGSQDGAAAADTPGDAEPAGPAAPRPRRQGSHRTVTGQPPGRRPGSPGHSRTQHLPVDAEQPHRPTCCAGCGQALTDAHVARAHNARYEIELIQPGAGATGLLLRQTKHIYFECCCDCGHWTQAQPGRAAGEVEWTVALTEWHLAGPLLVSFICALSQRMRLSRARVREFLSDWLGLELSSATINQCLHEAGRAVAPVVEAELYAAVRNVELRYADETSWKEHGRLRWLWVFTCATATLFVVGKRSVEVVRQVLGETFNGWLMSDGFWAYRDLDQRLRCLAHLIRKAQALEDGLEPAAQRFGSEILTVIATVMAAVYDARGAPPPVGVLRARHARMLNALLDECLRQVDAPHEKMRALARELFNDWDTFWVVLDHPELPLTNNEAERALRHWVIARRIGMGTRTAQGTRAFAHLASVIETCRKRAVSPWPYLAEVVRQRRQGLQAPPLPLPAI; from the coding sequence ATGCACCTGAGCGATCACGACCTCAGACAATTCGACGACGCCTACCTGCAGACGCTCACGTCGGCGCAGGCGCGGGTGCTGTTGGGCAAGGCGCTGGCGGACCTGAAGGCGGCGCGCGAGCGGCTGGGGCAGAACCCCTCCAACAGTTCGCGGCCACCGAGCACGCGGCTGCCGTGGGAGGGCACGGGCGGTCAGGACACGCCCGCTGGCCAGCCCGACGTCCCCGCGGGGTCGCAGGACGGGGCCGCTGCGGCAGACACCCCCGGCGACGCTGAGCCGGCGGGGCCGGCGGCGCCCCGGCCGCGCCGTCAGGGCTCGCACCGGACGGTCACCGGCCAGCCCCCCGGTCGGCGCCCGGGCAGCCCGGGGCACAGCCGCACCCAGCACCTGCCGGTGGACGCCGAGCAGCCTCACCGGCCAACCTGCTGTGCGGGGTGCGGCCAGGCGTTGACGGATGCTCATGTGGCGCGGGCACACAACGCCCGCTACGAAATCGAGCTGATCCAGCCCGGTGCCGGCGCGACCGGACTGCTCCTGCGCCAGACCAAGCACATCTATTTTGAATGCTGCTGCGATTGCGGCCACTGGACGCAGGCGCAGCCGGGGCGCGCGGCGGGCGAGGTCGAGTGGACGGTGGCCCTGACCGAGTGGCATTTGGCCGGACCGTTGCTAGTGTCCTTCATCTGCGCCTTGAGCCAGCGCATGCGGTTGTCGCGGGCGCGGGTCCGTGAGTTTCTGTCCGATTGGCTGGGTCTGGAGTTGTCGAGCGCGACCATCAACCAGTGCCTTCACGAAGCCGGACGGGCGGTGGCCCCGGTGGTCGAGGCGGAACTCTACGCGGCGGTGCGCAATGTCGAACTGCGCTATGCCGATGAAACCAGTTGGAAGGAGCATGGTCGGCTGCGGTGGCTGTGGGTGTTCACCTGTGCCACCGCCACGCTGTTCGTCGTTGGCAAGCGCTCGGTGGAGGTCGTGCGCCAGGTGCTCGGCGAGACCTTCAACGGCTGGTTGATGAGCGACGGCTTCTGGGCCTATCGCGACCTGGACCAACGGCTGCGCTGCCTGGCCCACCTGATCCGCAAGGCCCAGGCGCTGGAAGATGGCTTGGAACCGGCGGCCCAGCGCTTTGGCAGCGAGATCCTGACGGTCATCGCGACGGTGATGGCCGCCGTTTACGACGCCCGCGGCGCCCCGCCCCCCGTCGGGGTGTTGCGCGCACGGCATGCGCGGATGCTCAACGCCCTGCTCGACGAGTGCCTGCGTCAGGTCGATGCGCCGCATGAGAAGATGCGCGCGCTGGCGCGCGAGTTGTTCAACGACTGGGACACCTTCTGGGTGGTACTCGACCATCCGGAGTTGCCGTTGACCAACAACGAAGCCGAGCGCGCCCTGCGCCACTGGGTCATCGCCCGCCGCATCGGCATGGGGACCCGCACCGCGCAGGGCACCCGCGCCTTCGCCCACCTGGCCAGCGTCATCGAGACCTGTCGCAAACGCGCCGTCTCGCCCTGGCCGTATCTGGCCGAGGTAGTCCGCCAGCGCCGCCAAGGGCTTCAGGCCCCGCCGTTGCCCTTACCTGCCATCTGA